In the Lagenorhynchus albirostris chromosome 16, mLagAlb1.1, whole genome shotgun sequence genome, GAGCTCCTGCACTAGCCCAGCCAGATCCGGCCCGCCGGCCGCCGCTGGCGACGCGTCCCGATTGGGCTCCAGGCGCTCGGCCTGCCCGCTGGTCCCCGAGGCCCGTTCCAGGGCTGTCACCCGGGCGGCCAGCGCGTCCCAGCCGAGGGCCTGCTCCTGCAGCCCGCTGGCCGCGTCCAGCAGGGCGGTGCGGATCTGCTCGTAGCGCAGGGGCAGCGGGCTGGGCGCCTCCTCGGACATGTCTTCCATCACTTCCTCCCCGAAGAGGGCGGCCAGCACGGCCTCGTGCCGCAGCGCGTCCTCCAGCAGGGCCGCGAAGGATCCGTGCAGCCGGCGGATCTCGCGTCGCATCTCGCCCTCGGCGGCCCGCAGCGCACTCACCTCGCTGCCCAGCGTGCGCAGCTGACTCCGGAGCCGTGCCGCGTCGGCCCGCGCCCGCTCGGCCGCCGCCTGGTGCGCATCCACCGCCAGCGACAGAGCAGCCACCGTGCTGCTCAGGGCCTGCAGGGAGGAGCCGTCCCGCTGGCGCCGCTCGTCCAGGCTCACCTGGGTCTCTTCCAGGGCACGCGTGGTGTCCCGCTGGCCCTCCCGGATGACATCCAGGTCAAAGTAGAGTTTCTGGCAGTTGCAGTCCTTGACGTACTTGATGAGGTCCGCGTGGCCGCCCTGCAGGTGCTGGAGGGTGAGGTTGAGCTCCAGGAGCTGCCGCTCCATGTCCTCCTTGTTCTCCTCCATGATCAGTGACTTCTCCATCAGGATCACCCGCAGCTCGCGCAGAGCTGTGTGGTTCACCTGAAGCTCCTGCACCTGCCGCTCTACCTTGCTGATCTGTTCGTAGGTGTCATCGGATTCCAAATACAGCTCCTTGATCTCATCCACGTGCTGGGCGAGGGTGGCCTTCATGTCTGCGAGGGTGCCCTGTAACTCCTCTTCCCTGTGGGCAGTGGTCACATGCAGTGCAGAGAGGTTCCTCTGCAGCTGACCCAGTCTGGCCTGCAGGCTCTCTGGTTCCGGCCTCGCTGCTGCCCCTGCTGCCACCAGGACCAGGCTGCCATTGACCCCCGGGGACTCCTGGGCCTTAAGGAGCTTCTTCAGCTTGGTGTCCACATCGGCCTGGACCTCCAAGAGGGACTGGTGCAGGGACAGGTGCTGGGCATGCAGGTGGCCCTCCACATCCTGCCGTAGCTGGCCCACCCTCTGGGTGTTCTCCTGGACCTTGGTCTCAAATTTGGCACCGAGATCCTGGAAGTCAGCTCTGGCCACAGAGCTCTCCTGGACCCTCTTGAGGGCCTGTCGGTTGGCCTCCACATCAAGAGATAAGTTTCTTATGGCCTGGGAGAGGCTGTGCAGGCTTTGGTTGAAGCTTCTCCACATGGGGCTGAGATGTCCTTGCAGGAAGGTGTTGATGTGGGGCAGTAGCACTTGCTCCAAGGATCTGCCGGGAAACTCTACAACAGATGCACGTGTTTACACAAGCCCTTTGGGAGCAGACAGCCTCCCCAGGGGGCAACTGAGGAggcgggggggggcagggggctctGAGGTATGGGCCTTCCTGCTTGCCCTCCCACTCATCCCCTAGGATGTGACTGGGCTCTTCCTCAGCCCATGGAACCTGCCACTCACCAAGCTCTGTCTGATTTGCCTCAGTTATTGCCACTGTGAGGTTGCTTGCCAGGGCCTTCCATAGGCCTGGGAGGCTGTCTGCCACCTGGTGAATGTCATTCTGGAGATCTCCCAGCCGGCGTTCCTGCTGCTCCACCATGTCGCTGATGTCTGCATCCTGGTGGCCTGAATACACATGAGACATAAGTGTCTAACTTCCCAGGCCTGGGCAGAACATGAGGTGCAGAGAGGAAATTTGGGGATTGAAACAGGGAGCTGTGTCCTGATGTCCTCTGAGCAGGAGCTTAGAAGCCTTTAACTCCAGAAGGGCAAATGCATGGCAAGTGAGCCCTCACCCTGCCCCCTAAACCCACAGCAGACATGACTAATCCACCGTGGCACACTTTCCTCCTCAGTCACAGGGGCACGGCTTCTCGACATCATTCTAGTCAGCCCTTGTCAATAGATAGGCGTTCACCGCATGATGAAACTTATTCCCCATCCCAACTATGGCCCGGCCTTGAAAGCCTCACCAGTGGTGTCACTTGGTGGTTCTGCTGTGCTGATCATCACCAGGGACAGCATGACTTCCTGGCCCTGGTTAGGGGGACTGTGGGGAGGCTTCTCCCAGGACATGGGAGCTTATGCAGTACAGGGGGCAAGGAGGGTGCCGGATGAAGCTGTCCTTCCCAGAAAATGGGGTCAAGGGAAAGAGTGCGTGTGCTTGGCCAGCAGGCAAGTCACTGAGGGCCCTGGAACCTGGCTGCCTTGGTGTGGGGGCAGGGTGACACAGGGCCACAGAGGGACCCCTGCTGATTCTGGGGACATAGCTTCTCTGAAATGGCACTACCCTATCAGAGGAGAAGAGCCCTGGGCACATGGGTTCTTTCTTCCCGCCTGTCCATCCTGTTCCTTCCAGGAAAGCAGCATACCAGGTTCAAAGTCAACTGGCCCATCCCAAGGCTCCTGGAGGCTATCACCTGGATCTTCAGGCTCAGGAATCGCCCTGGGATCTGCAGAGAAGCATCAGATGTTGACACCAGAGGTCAGAGGGGCTGCATGACCTCTGGGGTCAGAggtcaagggggaagggggatcACAGGGAACCCTACCGTAGTGCTGGCAGTCGGGTCCCACA is a window encoding:
- the MMRN2 gene encoding multimerin-2 isoform X2, with product MYRVAHKPVYQVKQKVLASVAWRCCPGFVGPDCQHYDPRAIPEPEDPGDSLQEPWDGPVDFEPGHQDADISDMVEQQERRLGDLQNDIHQVADSLPGLWKALASNLTVAITEANQTELEFPGRSLEQVLLPHINTFLQGHLSPMWRSFNQSLHSLSQAIRNLSLDVEANRQALKRVQESSVARADFQDLGAKFETKVQENTQRVGQLRQDVEGHLHAQHLSLHQSLLEVQADVDTKLKKLLKAQESPGVNGSLVLVAAGAAARPEPESLQARLGQLQRNLSALHVTTAHREEELQGTLADMKATLAQHVDEIKELYLESDDTYEQISKVERQVQELQVNHTALRELRVILMEKSLIMEENKEDMERQLLELNLTLQHLQGGHADLIKYVKDCNCQKLYFDLDVIREGQRDTTRALEETQVSLDERRQRDGSSLQALSSTVAALSLAVDAHQAAAERARADAARLRSQLRTLGSEVSALRAAEGEMRREIRRLHGSFAALLEDALRHEAVLAALFGEEVMEDMSEEAPSPLPLRYEQIRTALLDAASGLQEQALGWDALAARVTALERASGTSGQAERLEPNRDASPAAAGGPDLAGLVQELQRLSSRMESVGQCCEASWASSFNSSLEGLRGELSTTEHGLQRHQRLFHSLFGNFKELLVANISLDLGKLQAILSRKGKKQQKGLEAPRRREQKQVESLEDAHVKGPVLWDAGSPVAFYASFSEGTDALQTVKFNTTYINIGSSYFPEHGYFRASERGVYLFAVSIEFGPGPGTGQLVFGGHRRTPVYTTKEQRGGSPATTFAMAELQKGERVWFELTQGSIMKRSPPGTAFGGFLIFKT
- the MMRN2 gene encoding multimerin-2 isoform X3, whose translation is MVEQQERRLGDLQNDIHQVADSLPGLWKALASNLTVAITEANQTELEFPGRSLEQVLLPHINTFLQGHLSPMWRSFNQSLHSLSQAIRNLSLDVEANRQALKRVQESSVARADFQDLGAKFETKVQENTQRVGQLRQDVEGHLHAQHLSLHQSLLEVQADVDTKLKKLLKAQESPGVNGSLVLVAAGAAARPEPESLQARLGQLQRNLSALHVTTAHREEELQGTLADMKATLAQHVDEIKELYLESDDTYEQISKVERQVQELQVNHTALRELRVILMEKSLIMEENKEDMERQLLELNLTLQHLQGGHADLIKYVKDCNCQKLYFDLDVIREGQRDTTRALEETQVSLDERRQRDGSSLQALSSTVAALSLAVDAHQAAAERARADAARLRSQLRTLGSEVSALRAAEGEMRREIRRLHGSFAALLEDALRHEAVLAALFGEEVMEDMSEEAPSPLPLRYEQIRTALLDAASGLQEQALGWDALAARVTALERASGTSGQAERLEPNRDASPAAAGGPDLAGLVQELQRLSSRMESVGQCCEASWASSFNSSLEGLRGELSTTEHGLQRHQRLFHSLFGNFKELLVANISLDLGKLQAILSRKGKKQQKGLEAPRRREQKQVESLEDAHVKGPVLWDAGSPVAFYASFSEGTDALQTVKFNTTYINIGSSYFPEHGYFRASERGVYLFAVSIEFGPGPGTGQLVFGGHRRTPVYTTKEQRGGSPATTFAMAELQKGERVWFELTQGSIMKRSPPGTAFGGFLIFKT
- the MMRN2 gene encoding multimerin-2 isoform X1, whose product is MILTLLLSVGGPLGWGLLGAWAQVPSTRFSDPHSPRPPGVWRAEAEDRDPVRRNWCPYQKSRLVTFVAACKTEKFLVHSQQPCPHGAPDCQKVKVMYRVAHKPVYQVKQKVLASVAWRCCPGFVGPDCQHYDPRAIPEPEDPGDSLQEPWDGPVDFEPGHQDADISDMVEQQERRLGDLQNDIHQVADSLPGLWKALASNLTVAITEANQTELEFPGRSLEQVLLPHINTFLQGHLSPMWRSFNQSLHSLSQAIRNLSLDVEANRQALKRVQESSVARADFQDLGAKFETKVQENTQRVGQLRQDVEGHLHAQHLSLHQSLLEVQADVDTKLKKLLKAQESPGVNGSLVLVAAGAAARPEPESLQARLGQLQRNLSALHVTTAHREEELQGTLADMKATLAQHVDEIKELYLESDDTYEQISKVERQVQELQVNHTALRELRVILMEKSLIMEENKEDMERQLLELNLTLQHLQGGHADLIKYVKDCNCQKLYFDLDVIREGQRDTTRALEETQVSLDERRQRDGSSLQALSSTVAALSLAVDAHQAAAERARADAARLRSQLRTLGSEVSALRAAEGEMRREIRRLHGSFAALLEDALRHEAVLAALFGEEVMEDMSEEAPSPLPLRYEQIRTALLDAASGLQEQALGWDALAARVTALERASGTSGQAERLEPNRDASPAAAGGPDLAGLVQELQRLSSRMESVGQCCEASWASSFNSSLEGLRGELSTTEHGLQRHQRLFHSLFGNFKELLVANISLDLGKLQAILSRKGKKQQKGLEAPRRREQKQVESLEDAHVKGPVLWDAGSPVAFYASFSEGTDALQTVKFNTTYINIGSSYFPEHGYFRASERGVYLFAVSIEFGPGPGTGQLVFGGHRRTPVYTTKEQRGGSPATTFAMAELQKGERVWFELTQGSIMKRSPPGTAFGGFLIFKT